From the genome of Phoenix dactylifera cultivar Barhee BC4 chromosome 17, palm_55x_up_171113_PBpolish2nd_filt_p, whole genome shotgun sequence:
TTTTGGTCCCGGAACTCCGCAATCTTGCTCCGAATCATCTCCGCCACATGAGGTTGCACAAACATGTGTGTACTGTCAAGCATGTGCACAATGAACCTCTGTGAAGCAGGCAAAGAAGCATTCAAATTGACAATGAACTGCGCCATCGGCACATCACTGGAAAGCACATAGAATCATGAGTATATACAAATGGACAATTAAATTAAAGCACCAATGAAACAgcataagaacatgaaggggCAACcaacttcatcagatttggcacTTACCAGGATATTAAAAGACCTTTAATTGCGTTAACCATTGTATCTAACCAGGCAAATGCTGTGGCCTACAGAAGTGAAGGAAACAAATAGCTCATGAGATCACACTTTTACAGACAGGATAATGTTGTCGACATCCAAAGTGCTTACATGTGGAATACCAGATAAGATAGAACAAGATCAGAATTTTttgtcacaaaaaaaaaaagaatccaagAAAAGCAGCTCAATGCTTCTGTTACAATTACGAAAATCCTATACAACATATGCCAAACATCAATTTAcataatttctaaatttttttgtttaaatatgTATCATATCTTATCTTGGACTGAAAAAGATTTCCTCCAATGAAACAAGGAAGAAATAGAAAAGTACAGTCTGAAAGATTACACACTCTTATTAATGCCGGAGTTCCAACGAAACATGTTGTACAAAGAAATATGATAGGCTCCATTTGAAAACTTGGAATTGAGGAGAAAGAAATGGAATGGaagaaaaagttaaaaattttgATGTTTGAGAGTTTTTTAGTggagggaaaggaaaagaaaagaagggaataggaggaaaaattttgggcttcaattctctcctttctttccttccatAAGTGGAAGgatttggaaagaaaaaaaattagaaattaataatttttttataatacctATTTTACCCTTAAATTAAAGAAGTATCAAATTAAAAGGACAAATATATCCTAAGGCATCTTTTGTTTTAACCTGATTTTCTAGTAGGTTAGATCTGGGTCTAAAATTAGGACCCAAATAAAGATTCAGGTtgggtcggggtcactcataacccgatccgacccgatccatttgcacctCTGCTCAAAAGCATACCGGTATTTTAGTAAAAATGTTAAAAAtgtatgttttcttttttttctcgctAAACTtctaaaaagtactttctctttCCTCCTAAAACTCCCaaacaaaagaagaggaaagtctattctattccttttcttttttttttcttgcccaTTCGCGGGACTTGAGTTCCTCAACAATGAAAGAGGACCAGAAATGGCTACGCATTGTAGCAAACACATAATGGACGAAAGCTAAAGACCAAATATATCGAAGCAACGTAACGATGCTATCTCACAACAAGACATGGGAAATAGACATATtatagaagaaaaggaaaagggaaaaaatttCTCATCGATCTTGCAATCGAACCgaacaaagatcaatttttttatGGTATGGGCTCGACTCTACGCGAAAATCCAAATCGTATACGATCTCCTCTCAACGAAATCAGGAGAAAAAAAATCGACAAACACTACCCAGAACTGTGAGAGGGGGAGAGATGAGGTGGACGAGGAGCCGGTTGCGGTGGAAGAGGTG
Proteins encoded in this window:
- the LOC103708234 gene encoding general transcription and DNA repair factor IIH subunit TFB5, yielding MVNAIKGLLISCDVPMAQFIVNLNASLPASQRFIVHMLDSTHMFVQPHVAEMIRSKIAEFRDQNTYEKPA